One genomic window of Conexivisphaerales archaeon includes the following:
- the allB gene encoding allantoinase AllB, whose translation MPAYDLVIRDVRIVTGKAIKESDIYVKDGKIARVGLIEPRPQADVVIDGNGKVALPGLVDTHVHFRDPGMVHKEDFESGSKGAAAGGTTTVMDMPTTQPVVTDAALFREKLQAIAGKALVDYGLYGAAGIENLHQLEELAKVGAVAFKTYTVSPPSERLKEYAGALVRSAAELYKVMEKSAAIGLLHCIHAEDDSLVQYLTTKLKESGRKDAEAHCESRPNLAEELAVHQAIGIAELTGGKVHLLHISTREAVQMIRSAKARGVKVTAETCPHYLYFTKKDMQKLGPYGKYNPPARSHEDIIALWEGLKDGSIDAIVSDHAPHSREEKDAGREDIWKAPPGTPGVETRLPLVLARAAGWGLDLQDVVRLCATNPARIYGLGWRKGEITEGMDADIALIDPNVTWKIDSSELQTKAKETVIFDQMEVKGQVFCTIVRGRVVYERGVGFEKPGIGSFLPGQLAESAKKGGDRFLSS comes from the coding sequence ATGCCCGCCTACGACCTTGTAATCAGAGATGTTCGTATCGTAACCGGAAAGGCCATAAAAGAATCAGATATATATGTGAAAGATGGTAAGATAGCTAGAGTCGGGCTTATCGAGCCTAGGCCACAGGCTGATGTGGTTATAGACGGCAACGGAAAGGTTGCCTTACCCGGGCTGGTAGATACCCATGTCCACTTCAGGGACCCTGGGATGGTGCATAAGGAAGATTTTGAAAGTGGTAGCAAGGGCGCAGCCGCTGGAGGCACCACAACTGTCATGGATATGCCTACAACTCAACCTGTGGTGACTGATGCTGCACTCTTCAGGGAGAAACTCCAGGCTATAGCAGGTAAGGCACTTGTTGACTACGGCCTCTATGGGGCTGCCGGAATAGAGAATTTGCATCAGCTTGAAGAACTGGCCAAGGTAGGTGCTGTTGCGTTCAAGACATATACCGTTTCTCCTCCATCAGAGAGGCTGAAGGAATATGCTGGAGCGTTGGTAAGAAGTGCTGCGGAGCTTTACAAGGTTATGGAAAAGTCTGCTGCAATAGGTCTTCTGCACTGTATACATGCTGAGGATGATTCTCTGGTGCAATATCTGACTACCAAGCTGAAGGAATCTGGCAGAAAGGATGCTGAAGCGCATTGCGAGTCAAGACCGAATCTTGCAGAGGAGCTTGCTGTTCATCAGGCAATAGGGATTGCAGAGCTGACGGGAGGTAAGGTGCATCTCCTTCACATAAGCACAAGGGAAGCAGTACAAATGATAAGGTCTGCAAAGGCAAGAGGGGTAAAGGTTACCGCGGAGACCTGCCCTCATTACCTTTACTTTACGAAGAAGGATATGCAGAAGCTTGGACCTTATGGAAAATACAACCCTCCTGCCAGGTCCCACGAAGACATAATAGCACTATGGGAGGGACTAAAAGATGGCAGCATAGATGCTATAGTCAGCGACCATGCACCTCATTCAAGGGAAGAGAAAGATGCTGGAAGGGAAGATATATGGAAGGCACCTCCTGGTACACCAGGGGTTGAGACAAGGCTTCCGCTGGTTCTGGCGAGAGCGGCCGGATGGGGCCTTGACCTGCAGGACGTGGTAAGGCTCTGTGCCACGAACCCGGCAAGGATTTATGGGCTAGGGTGGAGAAAGGGAGAAATTACTGAAGGGATGGACGCAGATATTGCACTGATAGACCCAAACGTTACTTGGAAGATAGACAGTTCTGAGCTTCAGACGAAGGCGAAAGAGACTGTCATCTTTGACCAGATGGAGGTTAAGGGACAGGTTTTCTGCACGATAGTAAGGGGCAGAGTCGTTTATGAAAGAGGAGTGGGTTTCGAAAAACCAGGAATAGGCAGCTTTCTACCCGGACAGCTTGCTGAATCAGCTAAGAAGGGAGGAGACAGATTCCTTTCTAGTTAA
- a CDS encoding amidohydrolase family protein has translation MTLLLRNCRGLDDKNEFDILLESGRIAKLEEKIDVDADEEIDANGNLVLPSFVEPHVHLDKAFLAEELPEARSMVEARKLVREAKKRFTKEGVKTRAERCIKAAVSNGVTYIRTHVDIDGIAGLKSFEALSELRKKYQEFVTIQIVAFPQEGIFRDEEAFEMIEAALDRGADAVGGLPEAESDKEKAIKQIEKLASLAEERKLPLDMHIDVQPYTNYVEYFIKAVKEHHLQGRATADHLIALAYYDDSYAQRVIAMIRDERINVVSNPCTMMVSGAGSTPPARGVTRIKELISAGVNVAFGLDNIVDPYNPFGDFDPVRNAWLFAYEGQLNSESEIKKLLYMPTFSSSRILELKDYGIGKNCRADLNILDAASPREALRKASKPSFVIRSGKVILTRKESVSSLLS, from the coding sequence ATGACGCTTCTTCTGAGAAATTGCAGAGGTCTTGATGATAAGAATGAATTTGACATACTGTTAGAGTCAGGAAGAATCGCCAAGCTAGAAGAAAAGATAGACGTGGATGCGGATGAGGAGATAGACGCAAACGGCAATCTTGTATTGCCTTCATTCGTCGAACCGCATGTTCACCTTGACAAGGCGTTTCTTGCTGAAGAATTACCAGAAGCTAGAAGCATGGTTGAAGCCAGGAAGCTGGTTAGGGAAGCGAAGAAGAGATTTACCAAAGAAGGTGTGAAAACAAGGGCAGAAAGGTGCATAAAGGCTGCGGTTTCAAACGGAGTCACATACATAAGAACACATGTAGATATAGATGGCATAGCAGGTCTCAAGTCTTTCGAAGCCCTGTCAGAACTCAGGAAGAAGTATCAGGAATTTGTCACCATCCAGATAGTAGCATTCCCCCAGGAAGGAATATTCAGGGATGAAGAAGCATTTGAGATGATAGAAGCAGCTCTGGACAGAGGAGCTGATGCTGTAGGAGGTCTTCCTGAGGCAGAGTCTGACAAGGAGAAGGCTATCAAGCAGATAGAGAAGCTAGCCTCTCTCGCTGAGGAAAGAAAGCTGCCCCTTGATATGCATATAGATGTTCAGCCATACACAAACTACGTAGAATACTTTATCAAAGCTGTGAAAGAGCATCATCTTCAGGGTCGTGCAACCGCAGACCATCTCATCGCTCTGGCATACTATGATGATTCGTATGCACAACGAGTCATTGCAATGATAAGGGATGAAAGGATAAACGTCGTATCAAATCCCTGCACCATGATGGTTAGCGGTGCTGGCTCCACACCCCCTGCAAGAGGCGTGACTAGGATAAAGGAGCTTATTTCAGCCGGGGTAAACGTTGCATTTGGACTGGATAACATAGTTGACCCCTATAACCCGTTCGGGGACTTTGACCCGGTCAGAAACGCCTGGCTGTTCGCTTATGAGGGGCAGCTGAACTCAGAATCCGAAATTAAAAAGCTACTGTATATGCCGACTTTCTCCTCTTCCAGAATCCTTGAACTGAAGGATTACGGCATAGGGAAAAATTGCAGAGCTGACCTGAACATACTCGACGCTGCTTCACCAAGAGAAGCGCTTAGAAAGGCCTCCAAACCCAGCTTTGTAATACGTTCAGGGAAGGTAATTTTAACTAGAAAGGAATCTGTCTCCTCCCTTCTTAGCTGA
- a CDS encoding PPOX class F420-dependent oxidoreductase: METDSFTKRFENHRYISIETYRRNGDAVRTPVWFVSEGSSLYIRTYSDSGKAKRLKLNGKARVAPCTFQGEVLGDWVDVEPSFADRSETARVLRLFRSKYGIQIALTSLLAWLKGKRYVVIKLSGKS, translated from the coding sequence TTGGAGACTGATTCCTTTACGAAGAGGTTTGAAAATCATAGATACATAAGCATTGAAACTTACAGAAGAAACGGTGACGCTGTCAGGACACCTGTATGGTTCGTATCAGAAGGATCCTCGCTCTATATTAGAACCTACAGTGACTCTGGAAAGGCGAAAAGATTGAAGCTGAACGGAAAGGCTAGAGTTGCTCCATGCACCTTTCAAGGCGAAGTCCTTGGTGACTGGGTAGATGTGGAGCCTTCTTTTGCTGATAGAAGTGAAACTGCAAGAGTCTTGCGTTTATTCAGGTCGAAATACGGCATTCAGATAGCTCTGACATCTCTTCTTGCCTGGTTGAAGGGGAAGAGGTATGTCGTGATAAAATTGAGTGGAAAGTCATGA
- the pyrB gene encoding aspartate carbamoyltransferase — MSSPNLKGRDFIAITDFTRSELDYIFEVADSMKSHVKTGLQTLQGKILVTLFFEPSTRTRLSFEAAMLRLGGGVTGFADPSYSRVVTGESLADTVRMADSYGNVILLRHKIEGAAKLAAEIASVPVINAGDGTQHHPTQTLTDLYTIRNEFGRIDGVKIAILGDLKHTRSASSLCLGLTHYRDVKLYLVSPSELKAKEEVKDYLRGKGMDFIETDRVEEVIPEVDVLYVTRLQKERMNDPAEYERVKGSYFVSGRMLGRARESMIVMHHLPRIDEIPLEVDYTPHARYFQQAALGLPVRMALLSLIVE, encoded by the coding sequence ATGAGCTCGCCAAACCTGAAAGGCAGAGACTTCATAGCCATAACAGATTTCACTAGGTCTGAACTTGATTATATATTCGAAGTTGCAGATTCAATGAAGAGTCATGTCAAGACAGGTCTTCAAACCCTACAGGGCAAGATACTAGTTACACTCTTCTTTGAGCCCAGCACTAGGACAAGGCTCAGTTTTGAGGCAGCAATGCTGAGACTTGGTGGAGGAGTTACAGGGTTCGCAGACCCATCATACTCGAGAGTGGTAACAGGAGAATCACTTGCAGATACTGTTCGTATGGCTGACAGCTACGGTAATGTGATACTGCTCAGGCATAAGATTGAGGGGGCAGCGAAGCTTGCTGCAGAGATAGCCTCTGTGCCTGTCATCAATGCAGGAGATGGTACGCAGCATCACCCCACTCAGACATTGACTGACCTTTACACCATAAGAAACGAATTTGGCAGAATTGATGGGGTAAAGATAGCTATACTCGGAGACTTAAAACACACCAGGTCGGCTTCCTCACTCTGCCTTGGCCTGACTCACTACAGAGATGTGAAGCTCTACCTTGTCAGCCCTTCAGAACTCAAAGCAAAGGAAGAGGTCAAGGATTACCTCAGGGGAAAAGGAATGGATTTCATCGAAACCGACAGGGTTGAAGAAGTTATACCTGAGGTAGATGTGCTTTATGTAACAAGGTTGCAGAAGGAAAGAATGAACGACCCAGCTGAATACGAGAGGGTGAAGGGAAGCTACTTCGTTTCAGGAAGAATGCTCGGAAGAGCCAGGGAATCTATGATAGTGATGCATCATCTGCCCAGGATAGATGAGATACCTCTGGAAGTAGACTACACACCTCATGCAAGATACTTTCAACAGGCTGCCCTAGGATTACCAGTGAGAATGGCCTTACTCAGTCTGATAGTGGAGTGA
- a CDS encoding polysaccharide deacetylase: MAIILPEGKRLAVCVSFDLDAWSIMLRMRAVGLLGPGNYGPINFSRGEFGVVTGIPRIAKLLDKYGIKATFFTPGVIADTYPEMVRDLSKRGHEIAHHGYFHECPASLDENAERESFVKGIEAIERATGKRPVGYRVPFEIPQANEITSRTISIMIDLGFKYISQHMGPYDFRVTKVRDGDVYHTDRPPEFGKEVNLLNIPVNELIEDDLAYFLGVSTFYPKLDNPSKVFEIWRMDFDYAYENEPNGFFALVLHPESIGRAHRIMLLEQTIQYIMQKNDVWFCRMDELAARWKD, translated from the coding sequence ATGGCCATAATCCTTCCTGAAGGAAAAAGACTTGCGGTATGTGTATCTTTCGACCTGGATGCATGGTCGATAATGCTGAGGATGAGAGCAGTAGGACTGCTGGGACCTGGAAACTACGGGCCGATCAACTTCTCGCGTGGGGAGTTCGGGGTAGTAACAGGCATCCCTAGAATAGCAAAGTTGCTCGACAAGTATGGCATCAAAGCAACTTTCTTCACGCCTGGAGTGATTGCAGATACTTATCCGGAGATGGTCAGAGACCTGTCAAAGAGAGGTCACGAAATAGCGCATCATGGTTACTTCCATGAATGCCCTGCCTCTCTCGATGAAAACGCAGAAAGAGAATCTTTCGTTAAGGGAATAGAAGCGATAGAAAGGGCTACAGGTAAAAGACCTGTAGGCTACAGGGTACCTTTTGAGATACCACAGGCTAACGAAATAACTTCAAGAACGATCAGCATAATGATCGACCTTGGTTTCAAGTACATCTCCCAGCATATGGGGCCGTATGATTTCAGGGTTACAAAGGTCAGAGATGGAGATGTATACCACACAGACAGGCCTCCTGAATTCGGCAAGGAAGTGAACCTACTCAACATACCTGTGAACGAGCTGATTGAGGATGACCTGGCATACTTCCTCGGTGTCTCTACATTCTACCCCAAGCTCGACAACCCATCAAAAGTCTTCGAAATCTGGAGGATGGATTTTGATTATGCGTATGAGAACGAACCGAACGGCTTCTTCGCATTGGTTCTTCATCCTGAAAGCATAGGAAGAGCACACAGGATCATGCTGCTCGAACAGACTATACAGTACATCATGCAGAAGAACGACGTATGGTTCTGCAGGATGGACGAGCTAGCAGCAAGATGGAAGGACTGA